The following proteins are co-located in the Robbsia betulipollinis genome:
- a CDS encoding DotU family type IV/VI secretion system protein, with amino-acid sequence MHRTSAVPASQTATSRNVLKTDDELMTEQFRAFIDEVRHAPARVLDVRQTDPELAAVALNQHLQRLIELQSAQIERQTSRLEVDNVADARYLKTALADELLLTMPWPGRDRWTAHLLESAFFRTNIAGDLVFERIDVLLADREPSRRKMARLYLFALAIGFQGRFRGDAALERLTAYRTELFQFVYQRRPDLGGRDRVLDDDAYAHTLSHLAQHNLPPLSRWTLGVVVAVIGLLATSEILWLSTTWPVREALHHASVE; translated from the coding sequence ATGCATCGCACCTCCGCGGTACCCGCCTCCCAGACCGCCACGTCGCGCAACGTCCTGAAAACGGACGATGAGCTGATGACCGAGCAGTTTCGCGCCTTTATCGACGAAGTGAGACATGCGCCGGCACGGGTCCTCGACGTTCGCCAGACCGATCCCGAACTCGCCGCCGTTGCGCTGAACCAGCATCTGCAACGATTGATCGAACTGCAAAGCGCACAGATCGAACGGCAAACGAGCCGCCTCGAGGTCGACAACGTCGCGGATGCCCGCTATCTGAAAACCGCCCTGGCCGACGAATTGCTCCTGACGATGCCCTGGCCGGGCCGCGACCGCTGGACCGCGCACCTGCTCGAATCCGCCTTTTTCAGAACGAATATCGCGGGAGACCTGGTCTTCGAGCGCATCGACGTCCTGCTCGCGGACCGGGAACCGTCCCGACGCAAGATGGCGCGCCTCTACCTGTTTGCGCTGGCGATCGGTTTCCAGGGACGCTTTCGTGGGGATGCCGCGCTGGAACGGCTCACGGCCTATCGCACCGAGTTGTTCCAGTTCGTCTATCAGCGGCGTCCCGATCTCGGCGGCCGGGATCGCGTGCTCGACGACGATGCCTACGCGCACACCCTTTCGCACCTGGCGCAGCACAACCTTCCCCCATTGAGCCGCTGGACGCTGGGTGTCGTGGTCGCCGTGATCGGCCTGCTGGCGACGTCCGAGATCCTATGGCTGTCGACCACCTGGCCCGTGCGCGAGGCGTTGCATCATGCAAGCGTCGAATAG
- the tssK gene encoding type VI secretion system baseplate subunit TssK: MRESIPERIEWHEGMLLSPQHFQTLSARLDSLIAWQTLAAAPFSWGVRSVSIDTGLLPAGLLRILALEAILPDGTAVCYDSGNPMHGALEAALLPYADKLAGGSLDVYLTLPTPHTMRHRGAVRRYRSVGGPLVTDEVSEAPPADIPRQLPNLALAIGDVPSVNYSHLRLCSLSRDNEVVRLGRLLPPLLEIARDNVLWQRTAALVAQIRSKAAFVAKQTANPSSRIDDRLAQLELKDRLRSLLTDLPLVEATLRTPRLHPLPLYLALASLLGSLSLLTPGAIPPAPLDYDHGDPLSVFGPLLAHLDAAINEVSQQYREQKFELHGGAFQFDARTTPLPSQLYVGLRGQSEKDLAAWMNGAIIGPASGYPLLRERRILGAPRHRVDDVPALGVRAGSGYLLFSVDIGKEGISPGDALLISHTNEGASAQRPQEIVLFVKG; the protein is encoded by the coding sequence ATGCGCGAATCCATCCCCGAGCGGATCGAGTGGCACGAAGGCATGCTGCTGTCGCCTCAGCATTTCCAGACGCTGTCCGCAAGGCTCGACTCGCTGATCGCCTGGCAGACACTCGCCGCGGCGCCGTTCAGCTGGGGCGTACGCAGCGTTTCCATCGATACCGGATTATTGCCGGCCGGCCTGCTGCGCATCCTCGCGCTCGAGGCGATTTTGCCGGATGGCACGGCGGTCTGCTACGACAGCGGCAATCCGATGCACGGCGCGCTCGAAGCGGCGCTGCTTCCGTATGCGGACAAGCTCGCCGGCGGTTCCCTCGATGTGTACCTGACCTTGCCCACCCCGCATACGATGCGACACAGAGGCGCCGTGCGGCGCTATCGCTCGGTCGGCGGCCCGCTCGTCACGGACGAGGTATCGGAGGCGCCGCCCGCCGATATTCCGCGGCAGCTGCCCAATCTCGCCCTGGCGATCGGCGACGTGCCATCCGTCAATTACAGCCACCTGCGTCTGTGCTCGCTCTCGCGTGACAACGAAGTGGTGCGACTGGGCAGGCTTCTGCCGCCACTGCTGGAAATCGCGCGCGACAATGTGCTTTGGCAACGCACGGCGGCTCTCGTCGCGCAAATTCGGAGCAAGGCCGCCTTCGTCGCCAAGCAAACCGCGAATCCGTCCTCCCGCATCGACGACCGTCTCGCGCAACTGGAATTGAAGGATCGGCTCCGCAGCCTGCTGACGGACCTGCCCCTGGTGGAAGCGACGTTGCGCACGCCCCGACTACACCCGCTGCCCCTCTACCTGGCACTCGCTTCCTTGCTGGGTTCGCTCAGTCTCCTGACGCCCGGCGCGATTCCGCCCGCGCCGCTCGACTACGACCACGGCGACCCGCTGTCCGTCTTCGGGCCTCTGCTGGCCCATCTCGATGCCGCCATCAACGAAGTCAGTCAGCAATATCGCGAACAGAAATTCGAACTGCATGGGGGCGCGTTCCAGTTCGACGCGCGAACCACACCCCTGCCGTCGCAGCTGTACGTGGGCCTGCGCGGTCAATCGGAAAAGGATCTGGCCGCCTGGATGAACGGCGCCATCATCGGACCCGCGTCGGGGTATCCGTTGCTGCGCGAACGACGCATTCTGGGCGCACCCCGCCATCGCGTCGATGACGTACCGGCGTTGGGCGTTCGCGCCGGATCGGGCTATCTGCTGTTCTCCGTCGATATCGGAAAAGAAGGCATTTCGCCTGGCGATGCGCTGCTGATCAGTCATACGAACGAAGGGGCCAGCGCGCAGCGCCCCCAGGAAATCGTTCTTTTCGTGAAGGGGTAA
- a CDS encoding dicarboxylate/amino acid:cation symporter — MTFSKCLTHPWTIALCMLLGAVTGTFLPAVGVTAFTVGALYLAIVGMVALPLQVVAGFFGLRQVAALPRFVPRVTLMIAISLALVAGAAFCTTTIGSVLDTGSALSAETRAQLGSIIQRADAGGVSIDLVDRSTTETPISTRSANADAAIPDNFYRVLAEGRLLGIFVGTTLFGLAFAALPREQTQALGQILDGAYRALETVIDKANLFIPVLAFGMTAHLMGQTGYATIRALGTMLGSFFLLVALLGLAAVVVVSRGARTSIRDVITKLKASLVISLTSGSPIAAIPNTIDAMSTQLGFSRGITELLIPFGFVFVRAGTAVYYASVAIFIAHLYHRTLTPGDLLLVWLSATGAAFLSAGYMGAANIGHVSLVLLALHLPADAVIPILVSVDPICNGPRNVLSLLAVCALTALASAGLPSERRASPDRILAMPVSMTFVLTGSQAALTLGCAGVIALFVFFIGMGIGAR, encoded by the coding sequence ATGACTTTTTCCAAATGCCTGACCCATCCGTGGACGATCGCGCTCTGCATGCTGCTCGGCGCGGTCACCGGGACATTCCTGCCTGCGGTGGGCGTCACCGCCTTCACCGTCGGTGCGCTGTATCTGGCCATCGTCGGCATGGTGGCGTTGCCCCTGCAAGTGGTCGCCGGTTTTTTCGGCCTGCGACAGGTGGCCGCCTTGCCGCGCTTCGTCCCCCGCGTGACGCTGATGATCGCGATATCGTTGGCACTGGTCGCGGGGGCCGCATTCTGCACGACGACGATCGGCTCCGTACTCGATACCGGCAGCGCCCTGTCCGCCGAAACGCGGGCGCAGCTGGGCAGCATCATCCAGCGCGCGGACGCCGGTGGCGTCAGCATCGATCTGGTCGATCGGTCGACGACGGAAACGCCCATTTCGACGCGGTCCGCCAACGCCGATGCGGCCATCCCGGACAACTTCTACCGCGTCCTCGCCGAGGGCCGCCTGTTGGGCATTTTCGTCGGTACGACGCTGTTCGGACTGGCATTCGCTGCCCTTCCCCGAGAGCAGACGCAGGCGCTGGGTCAGATCCTCGACGGCGCCTATCGCGCGCTCGAGACGGTCATCGACAAAGCCAATCTTTTTATTCCGGTCCTGGCGTTCGGCATGACCGCGCATCTGATGGGCCAGACCGGATATGCGACGATCCGCGCGCTCGGCACGATGCTGGGGTCGTTTTTCCTGCTCGTGGCACTGCTCGGTCTGGCGGCGGTCGTGGTCGTGTCGCGTGGCGCCCGCACGTCGATTCGCGACGTGATCACGAAATTGAAGGCGTCGCTGGTGATCAGCCTGACATCGGGCAGCCCGATCGCCGCGATCCCCAATACGATAGACGCGATGAGTACGCAACTCGGATTCAGCCGGGGCATTACCGAGCTGCTCATCCCGTTCGGGTTCGTCTTCGTCCGTGCCGGTACCGCGGTCTACTATGCAAGCGTGGCCATTTTCATTGCCCATCTCTACCACCGTACGCTGACACCCGGCGACCTCCTTCTCGTCTGGTTGAGCGCGACGGGCGCCGCCTTTCTTTCCGCGGGGTACATGGGCGCGGCCAATATCGGCCACGTGAGCCTCGTCCTCCTTGCGCTCCATCTCCCGGCCGACGCCGTCATCCCGATTTTGGTGTCGGTCGATCCGATCTGCAACGGGCCACGCAATGTTTTGTCGCTGCTCGCCGTCTGCGCGTTGACCGCCCTGGCGTCGGCGGGTCTGCCTTCGGAACGCCGGGCGTCCCCCGATCGCATCCTGGCCATGCCCGTCTCCATGACATTCGTCCTCACCGGATCGCAAGCCGCACTGACGCTTGGGTGCGCCGGCGTCATCGCGCTGTTCGTTTTTTTCATCGGCATGGGTATCGGAGCGCGTTGA
- a CDS encoding dicarboxylate/amino acid:cation symporter: MNATRLYAIALNPWVVLGSLLSGAMFGAMVPAAAVRLATLGDIYVGLLKMTALPFMISAVIFSLQRLLRIGGTGRLLVRVTVVFVAASILVAVVGTAVLLVVRPGERLSHTTMATFGRIVGTDLDSTDTAMALYGADATVASPGFLEMVRDLVPTNIFAALASGEILKALVFALLFGMAVGYVPSRISDGLTQALETVYHACQKLMHWLSYPLPLVLFCMSASQLAKIGLGPLQAMMQFVLAFALASTLLLLVALSLIWRRSGQSLGRTLDALRGPFTLALATRNSAACMPSMIQSLADGLGFARSRVELLVPLAISLLRIGPVVYYACATLFIAQLYGRALGPLELLTVVLASVLAGFASAGMTGLVTVSLVGMTCTYLHLPFEAAFVLFLAVDPICDILRTLVLVIGNTAAIVVICPRPLKV, encoded by the coding sequence ATGAACGCAACCCGCCTGTATGCGATCGCTCTCAACCCATGGGTCGTCCTCGGCAGCCTGCTGTCGGGGGCGATGTTCGGCGCGATGGTGCCCGCCGCCGCCGTGCGCCTCGCGACACTCGGCGACATCTATGTCGGCCTCCTGAAAATGACGGCGCTGCCGTTCATGATTTCGGCGGTGATCTTCAGTCTGCAGCGCCTGCTGCGCATCGGCGGCACGGGACGTTTGCTCGTCCGCGTCACGGTCGTGTTCGTCGCGGCGTCGATTCTGGTGGCGGTCGTGGGGACCGCCGTACTGCTGGTGGTACGACCCGGCGAAAGACTGTCGCATACCACGATGGCGACCTTCGGCCGGATCGTCGGTACGGATCTCGACTCCACCGATACCGCCATGGCGTTGTACGGTGCCGATGCGACCGTCGCGTCCCCGGGCTTCCTGGAGATGGTACGCGACCTGGTTCCGACGAACATCTTCGCGGCGCTCGCGAGCGGCGAGATCCTGAAGGCGCTGGTCTTCGCCTTATTGTTCGGCATGGCGGTCGGCTATGTGCCGTCGCGGATTTCCGACGGGCTGACCCAGGCATTGGAAACCGTCTACCACGCCTGTCAGAAGCTGATGCACTGGCTCAGCTATCCGCTGCCGCTGGTGCTCTTCTGCATGAGCGCCTCGCAGCTCGCGAAAATCGGCTTGGGCCCGCTTCAGGCGATGATGCAGTTCGTCCTCGCGTTCGCCCTTGCCTCGACGCTGCTTTTGCTGGTCGCCCTGTCCCTGATATGGCGGCGCTCGGGGCAAAGCCTCGGCAGGACACTCGATGCATTGCGCGGGCCCTTCACCTTGGCGCTCGCCACGCGCAACAGCGCGGCGTGCATGCCCAGCATGATTCAGAGCCTGGCCGACGGTCTGGGATTCGCACGCTCGCGCGTCGAACTCCTGGTGCCCCTGGCGATATCGTTGCTGCGCATCGGACCGGTGGTGTACTACGCCTGCGCGACCCTGTTCATCGCGCAGTTGTACGGCCGCGCGCTCGGGCCGCTCGAATTGCTCACCGTGGTGCTCGCGTCGGTGCTGGCAGGCTTCGCGTCGGCGGGGATGACGGGACTGGTCACCGTGTCGCTGGTCGGCATGACCTGCACCTACCTGCACCTGCCGTTCGAAGCCGCTTTCGTGCTGTTCCTCGCGGTCGATCCGATATGCGACATCCTGCGCACATTGGTGCTGGTCATCGGCAACACCGCCGCCATCGTCGTCATCTGCCCGCGCCCGCTGAAAGTCTAG
- a CDS encoding ABC transporter substrate-binding protein has translation MRFPFLRYGIRSGLVRVLRTSMVLLAGASCIAHPGPARASCVAPTPTAPAPAASTVTSGAPALAPPGVASMGGAAHVVALPDGRLIASDFAPIITRGELVVAMLGVDSPPFFFQKNGQLAGIEVDLANDVGRALGVKVRFDRSAMTFDDVVKLLASGHADIAVSKLSQTLARARQIDYSHPYLTLHRALLINRVRLAARSGNRPLPDVIRSFDGTIGVIAASSYADYAKKNFPHAKIVSYPGWQALIDGVRAGDVTAAYRDEFEIKRLLKFDPTASLTLRTVTFQDLSDTLAIGVRVDEPTVLSFVNEYLGERTETLDVARVLDAVKQ, from the coding sequence ATGCGTTTCCCATTTCTTCGATATGGCATCCGTTCAGGACTGGTGCGCGTTCTGCGAACATCGATGGTGCTGCTTGCCGGCGCATCCTGCATCGCGCATCCGGGACCGGCTCGCGCATCTTGCGTCGCTCCCACGCCCACGGCCCCGGCCCCGGCCGCCTCGACGGTCACATCGGGCGCACCCGCGCTCGCGCCGCCCGGGGTCGCGAGCATGGGGGGCGCCGCGCATGTCGTCGCGCTGCCCGACGGCCGTCTCATCGCCTCCGATTTCGCCCCCATCATCACGCGCGGCGAGTTGGTCGTGGCGATGTTGGGCGTCGACTCCCCGCCGTTCTTTTTTCAAAAAAATGGCCAGCTCGCGGGTATCGAGGTCGACCTCGCCAATGACGTCGGACGCGCCCTCGGCGTCAAGGTCCGTTTCGACAGAAGCGCGATGACATTCGACGATGTCGTCAAACTACTGGCCAGCGGCCACGCCGACATCGCGGTCAGCAAGCTGTCGCAAACGCTCGCCCGTGCCCGCCAGATCGATTACAGCCATCCGTACCTGACGCTGCATCGCGCACTGCTCATCAACCGCGTGCGCCTTGCCGCCCGCTCGGGCAACCGGCCGCTGCCCGACGTGATCCGGTCGTTCGACGGCACCATCGGCGTCATTGCCGCCTCCTCGTACGCCGATTATGCGAAGAAGAATTTCCCGCACGCGAAAATCGTGTCCTATCCGGGCTGGCAAGCGTTGATCGATGGCGTGAGGGCCGGTGACGTGACCGCCGCCTACCGTGACGAGTTCGAGATCAAGCGTCTGCTGAAATTCGACCCCACCGCATCGCTGACGTTGCGCACCGTCACCTTCCAGGACCTGAGCGATACGCTCGCCATTGGCGTCAGGGTGGACGAACCCACCGTTTTATCCTTCGTCAACGAATACCTGGGCGAGCGTACCGAGACGCTCGACGTCGCGCGTGTTCTCGATGCGGTCAAACAATAA
- a CDS encoding DUF4280 domain-containing protein — MSILITSGAMLQCTFGAAPASLNVLPIKRIDAGAPVANIMDHLPVLNIPPFGSCACLANPQVAAATSAALGALTPVPCMPMTGTPWLPGSPTVLAKKIPALQDTSMLLCSWGGEITIVAPAQFTTLVA; from the coding sequence ATGAGCATTCTGATCACGTCCGGCGCGATGCTGCAATGCACGTTTGGCGCGGCGCCCGCCTCCCTGAATGTGCTGCCGATCAAACGCATCGATGCCGGCGCTCCCGTCGCGAACATCATGGATCATTTGCCGGTGCTCAATATCCCCCCTTTTGGCAGCTGTGCATGCCTTGCCAATCCGCAGGTGGCCGCGGCCACCTCGGCCGCGCTCGGGGCATTGACACCCGTCCCCTGCATGCCGATGACGGGCACCCCATGGCTACCCGGCTCGCCGACGGTCCTGGCAAAGAAGATACCGGCGCTGCAGGACACATCGATGCTGCTGTGCAGTTGGGGCGGCGAGATAACGATCGTCGCGCCGGCGCAATTCACGACGCTGGTCGCGTAA
- a CDS encoding toxin-antitoxin system YwqK family antitoxin: MLEDRDAQGRLLSRTPLLMGQAHGRVMQFGANEAPRIIAEYRHGQRHGELQCYDARGQLLQTAMYRGDVQHGPTTLYSGGRVVSTQQFVDGLLHGDTVCHAASGLVVARLPYRLGVLHGEATYLQDGRIVRRAMYRDGMLNGTSEDRDRAGRLVQSAHYRENVLHGALCRYWPTGQIMEETIYQDGKVKGAPRRFDAQGAEATESPVPAPGGKFVRDFEKWVRG; the protein is encoded by the coding sequence TTGCTTGAGGACAGGGACGCGCAGGGTCGACTGCTGAGTCGCACGCCGCTATTGATGGGCCAGGCACACGGCAGGGTGATGCAATTCGGTGCGAATGAGGCGCCACGCATCATCGCCGAGTACCGGCATGGTCAACGGCATGGTGAATTGCAGTGCTATGACGCGCGCGGGCAATTGCTGCAAACGGCGATGTACCGCGGCGATGTGCAACATGGCCCGACCACGCTCTATTCCGGCGGTCGCGTGGTTTCCACGCAGCAATTCGTGGATGGCCTGTTGCATGGCGACACCGTTTGCCATGCGGCAAGCGGTCTCGTGGTGGCGCGGTTGCCCTACCGTCTCGGCGTGCTGCACGGCGAGGCAACGTATTTGCAGGACGGACGGATCGTGCGACGCGCGATGTACCGCGACGGCATGTTGAACGGCACCAGTGAGGATAGGGATCGGGCCGGGCGGCTGGTGCAAAGCGCGCACTACCGCGAGAACGTGCTGCACGGCGCGCTGTGCCGATACTGGCCCACCGGCCAGATCATGGAAGAGACGATCTACCAAGATGGCAAAGTCAAGGGCGCGCCTCGCCGGTTCGATGCGCAAGGTGCCGAGGCCACCGAGTCGCCGGTGCCGGCGCCGGGCGGCAAGTTCGTTCGCGACTTCGAAAAATGGGTGAGGGGTTGA
- a CDS encoding type VI secretion system Vgr family protein produces MNRKFTQDGALLSVTTPFGDDVLLLERFVGREAISEPFQFQLTMRSSNPRLDPDQIVGAPVSVTLSMKTRPRRDFNGIVTRFTHVGGNGTTSRYIADVAPRMWLLTLGNDRRIYQNQTAADIVKQILGAGNVAFEDGLTRTYASRPYCVCYDESPFSFISRLMEEEGIFYFFTFAAGRHTLVLADAASAHPANADVPVLRYLPERRMIGAVDIVSDFDLVCKLVVKTCMLNDYDFQQSATPLLTGAAGRTGRGMSYLYPGKHGALNDGTRLAKSRVDAQQLDSATGRGTSQCHPMAAGTQFRLRGHPRTTLNVAHVVRSVTHHAGDDEYSNAFETFPSSARFQPPRLTPRPVVAGMHTAVVVGPRGEEIWTDALGRVKVQFHWDRFGANDEKSSCWVRVAQIAAGQGWGQLFVPRIGHEVLIAYVDGDPDRPLITGSVYNDTQTPPVPLPGSQTQSVIRSRSSKNGTAGNEIRMEDKLGGEQLFLHAQKDLRIDVENDLTTTLVSGSEVRTLEKGDRTIDVRTGKETHTVEGTRDLAVTGDETHRNGADFVQTVKGNFTLKVSGDLLIDVAGSVKIQSGTTLTSHAGTAMLNRAGMDMKNESGTTLANKAGTTLSNQGLMIESKASTTQVVDGGGVLTLKGGRVEID; encoded by the coding sequence ATGAACAGAAAATTCACCCAGGACGGCGCGCTGCTGTCGGTCACGACGCCGTTTGGCGATGACGTCCTGTTGCTGGAGCGCTTCGTCGGACGTGAAGCGATTTCCGAGCCGTTCCAGTTTCAGCTGACGATGCGCTCGTCGAACCCCCGCCTCGACCCCGACCAGATCGTCGGCGCACCCGTGAGCGTTACCCTCTCGATGAAGACGCGACCCCGTCGGGATTTCAACGGCATCGTGACGCGCTTCACGCACGTCGGCGGCAACGGTACGACATCCCGCTATATCGCCGACGTAGCACCTCGCATGTGGCTGCTGACGTTGGGAAATGACCGCCGGATCTATCAAAACCAGACCGCCGCGGACATCGTCAAACAGATACTCGGCGCCGGCAACGTGGCATTCGAAGATGGATTGACCAGAACGTACGCATCCCGCCCCTATTGCGTTTGCTATGACGAGAGCCCGTTCTCGTTCATCTCGCGCCTGATGGAGGAGGAAGGCATCTTCTATTTCTTCACGTTCGCCGCCGGCCGACACACGCTGGTTCTGGCCGACGCCGCATCCGCGCATCCGGCCAACGCCGATGTACCGGTCCTGCGCTACTTGCCTGAACGCCGGATGATCGGCGCGGTCGACATCGTGAGCGATTTCGACCTGGTCTGCAAACTGGTGGTGAAGACCTGCATGCTCAACGATTACGACTTTCAGCAATCGGCGACGCCGCTGCTGACCGGTGCCGCCGGCAGAACGGGGCGGGGCATGAGTTATCTGTACCCGGGAAAGCACGGCGCCCTGAACGACGGTACGCGTCTGGCCAAGTCGCGCGTCGACGCCCAACAATTGGACAGCGCGACGGGGCGAGGCACCAGTCAGTGTCATCCGATGGCGGCGGGCACGCAATTCCGGCTCCGCGGCCATCCTCGCACGACGCTGAACGTGGCCCATGTGGTTCGGTCGGTCACCCATCACGCCGGCGACGACGAATACAGCAATGCGTTCGAGACTTTTCCGTCCAGCGCGCGGTTCCAACCGCCACGGCTCACGCCCCGTCCGGTCGTCGCCGGGATGCACACCGCGGTCGTCGTCGGCCCTCGCGGCGAGGAAATATGGACCGATGCGCTGGGTCGCGTCAAGGTGCAGTTCCACTGGGACCGCTTCGGCGCGAACGATGAGAAGAGTTCGTGCTGGGTGCGCGTGGCCCAGATCGCGGCGGGTCAGGGGTGGGGGCAGCTCTTCGTGCCACGCATCGGACATGAGGTGCTGATCGCGTATGTCGACGGCGACCCCGATCGGCCTTTGATCACGGGTAGCGTCTATAACGACACGCAGACGCCGCCCGTGCCGTTGCCGGGATCGCAGACGCAAAGCGTGATCCGTTCGCGCTCGTCGAAAAACGGGACCGCGGGCAATGAGATCCGCATGGAGGACAAGCTCGGCGGCGAACAGCTCTTCCTGCATGCGCAGAAGGATTTGCGCATCGATGTGGAGAACGATCTGACGACCACCCTGGTGAGCGGCTCGGAAGTGCGCACGCTCGAAAAAGGCGATAGAACGATCGACGTCCGGACAGGAAAGGAAACCCATACCGTCGAGGGCACCCGCGACCTGGCGGTGACGGGAGACGAGACACATCGCAACGGCGCGGACTTCGTCCAGACGGTCAAGGGGAACTTCACGCTCAAGGTGTCGGGCGACTTGCTGATCGATGTCGCCGGTTCCGTGAAAATTCAGTCAGGCACGACGCTGACCTCTCACGCCGGCACCGCGATGCTGAACCGAGCCGGCATGGATATGAAAAACGAAAGCGGCACGACGCTGGCGAACAAGGCGGGCACGACCCTGAGCAATCAGGGCCTGATGATCGAAAGCAAGGCGTCCACGACGCAGGTCGTGGATGGCGGCGGCGTATTGACGCTGAAGGGCGGTCGAGTGGAAATCGATTGA